The Lycium ferocissimum isolate CSIRO_LF1 chromosome 1, AGI_CSIRO_Lferr_CH_V1, whole genome shotgun sequence genome includes a region encoding these proteins:
- the LOC132066619 gene encoding pectin acetylesterase 8-like encodes MVKGAMQLWLRAIITLLILIITEGHPVDITYLQSAVAKGAVCLDGSPPAYHFDKGFGAGVNNWFIQLEGGAWCNNATTCLARAKTRLGSSKLMAKTVSFSGILSNKAKFNPDFYNWNRIRIRYCDGASFTGDVQAVDPKTKVYYRGARIFLKTVAGTSHIEQYYGEVVNTHGSAKNLPQSCTSRLKPGLCFFPQNVAQQIKTPLFLVNAAYDSWQIKNWHNCKLDILKCSSAQLQTIQAFRTEFLKALNSLGPSSTRGYYINSCYAHCQTGTQETWLRDDSPKLAGTTIAKAVGDWYYDRKRFQSIDCPYPCNKTCKNRNFESDARRII; translated from the exons ATGGTAAAAGGGGCAATGCAACTATGGCTACGTGCAATAATAACTTTGCTTATATTGATTATTACTGAAGGACACCCAGTTGATATTACTTATCTACAGAGTGCAGTAGCAAAAGGAGCTG TATGTTTGGATGGGAGTCCGCCAGCATACCATTTTGATAAAGGATTTGGAGCAGGAGTTAACAATTGGTTTATCCAACTTGAG GGAGGAGCATGGTGCAACAATGCCACGACTTGCCTTGCCCGTGCAAAAACACGATTGGGATCATCTAAACTCATGGCAAAGACAGTGTCTTTTTCCGGGATTTTGAGCAACAAGGCTAAGTTTAATCCAG ACTTTTACAACTGGAACAGAATTAGAATTAGATATTGTGATGGAGCATCCTTTACTGGTGATGTTCAAGCAGTTGATCCG AAAACAAAAGTATACTACAGAGGAGccaggattttttt GAAGACTGTTGCAGGTACCTCTCATATCGAACAGTACTACGGTGAAGTTGTCAACACACAT GGTTCCGCGAAGAATTTACCTCAATCGTGTACCTCAAGACTGAAACCAGGATTG TGTTTTTTCCCACAAAATGTTGCGCAACAAATCAAGACGCCACTTTTCCTAGTAAATGCAGCCTATGATTCCTGGCAG ATAAAGAAT TGGCATAACTGCAAGCTTGACATATTGAAATGCTC ATCTGCTCAGCTCCAAACCATACAAG CTTTTAGGACGGAGTTCTTGAAAGCATTGAATTCACTTGGCCCATCCTCGACAAGAGGGTATTACATCAATTCCTGTTACGCACATTGTCAAACTGGAACACAGGAGACATGGCTAAGGGACGACTCGCCAAAATTAGCTGGCACG ACAATTGCCAAAGCAGTTGGAGACTGGTATTATGACAGAAAACGATTCCAATCGATTGACTGTCCTTACCCCTGCAACAAGACCTGCAAGAACCGGAATTTTGAATCGGATGCTCGTCGGATAATATAG